The following proteins are co-located in the Telopea speciosissima isolate NSW1024214 ecotype Mountain lineage chromosome 9, Tspe_v1, whole genome shotgun sequence genome:
- the LOC122640737 gene encoding cationic amino acid transporter 1-like, with protein sequence MGGSSDYREGGAVKRRGCSCSKDDFLPEESFKSWSNYARALSETGMRLKDRVFTRSLEVTELTEVKGRSEHEMKRNLTWWDLIWFGIGAVIGAGIFVLTGLEANSVAGPAVVLSYVVSGISAMLSVFCYTEFAVEIPVAGGSFAYLRVELGDFVAFIAAGNIILEYVIGGAAVARSWTSYFATLCNHLPNDFRIDATRQLTSSYGYLDPISIVVIAAICVLAVYSTKGSSRFNYIASILHVIIILFIIIAGLTKADIKNYTPFAPFGVRGVFKSSAVLFFAYVGFDAVSTLAEETKNPGRDIPIGLVGSMLITTTAYCVLAIVLCLMQPYGSIDINAPFSVAFQAVGMNWAKYIVAAGALKGMTTVLLVGAVGQARYLTHIARTHMVPPWLAQVNGRTGTPVNATVVMLVATAIISFFTSLDILSNLLSISTLFIFMMVAVALLVRRYYVTGVTQPKHRNIFIVCIVFMIGSSIATATYWATSMNGWIAYTITVPIWLLATIALWWFVPQAKQPKVWGVPLVPWLPSASIAINIFLLGSIDGPSFMRFGVWTGLLLIYYFFFGLHASYDTSKELTEKRVQAAASLKMEEGATKVVPDVM encoded by the exons ATGGGTGGAAGTAGTGATTACAGAGAAGGAGGAGCTGTGAAGCGTAGAGGATGTTCGTGTTCAAAGGATGATTTTCTCCCTGAGGAATCCTTCAAGAGCTGGAGCAACTATGCTAGAGCTTTAAGCGAGACAGGGATGAGATTGAAGGATCGGGTTTTCACTCGGTCCCTGGAAGTCACCGAGTTGACCGAAGTGAAGGGTCGGAGTGAACATGAGATGAAGAGGAACCTCACATGGTGGGATCTCATCTGGTTTGGTATCGGCGCCGTCATTGGTGCCGGAATCTTCGTTCTCACCGGTCTTGAGGCAAATTCCGTTGCCGGACCTGCTGTTGTTCTCTCCTACGTAGTCTCGGGCATCTCTGCCATGCTTTCCGTCTTCTGCTACACTGAGTTTGCCGTTGAAATTCCAGTTGCAG GTGGATCCTTTGCATACCTAAGGGTGGAGTTAGGTGATTTTGTAGCCTTCATTGCTGCCGGCAACATCATCCTTGAGTACGTCATCGGTGGAGCCGCCGTGGCCCGGTCATGGACATCCTACTTTGCCACCCTTTGCAATCACCTCCCTAATGATTTTCGCATCGACGCTACACGCCAACTAACCTCAAGCTATGGCTACCTTGACCCAATTTCCATCGTGGTCATCGCAGCCATCTGTGTTCTCGCCGTCTATAGTACCAAGGGCTCATCCCGCTTCAATTACATAGCCTCAATCCTCCATGTTATTATCATTCTCTTCATCATAATTGCTGGTCTTACCAAGGCTGATATCAAGAACTATACCCCATTTGCACCATTCGGTGTTCGAGGTGTTTTTAAGTCATCGGCGGTGTTGTTTTTCGCCTATGTTGGGTTCGATGCGGTGTCTACATTGGCAGAAGAAACTAAGAACCCCGGCCGGGATATCCCAATTGGATTGGTTGGATCTATGTTGATCACTACTACAGCTTATTGCGTACTAGCCATCGTATTATGCTTAATGCAACCATATGGATCAATAGATATAAATGCTCCTTTTTCTGTTGCATTCCAAGCAGTTGGGATGAATTGGGCTAAGTATATTGTGGCTGCTGGGGCATTGAAGGGCATGACCACTGTGTTGCTTGTTGGTGCTGTGGGTCAGGCAAGGTATTTGACACACATTGCTCGTACTCACATGGTGCCTCCATGGTTGGCTCAAGTCAATGGAAGGACTGGAACTCCAGTTAATGCCACTGTAGTCATGCTAGTTGCTACAGCCATTATTTCCTTCTTCACAAGTCTTGATATCCTCTCCAACCTTCTCTCCATCTCTACACTATTCATCTTTATGATGGTTGCCGTTGCCCTTCTTGTCCGCCGCTACTATGTCACCGGCGTGACACAACCAAAGCACCGGAACATATTCATTGTTTGCATTGTTTTCATGATTGGATCCTCAATCGCGACCGCTACTTACTGGGCTACGAGTATGAACGGTTGGATCGCATACACGATAACCGTGCCAATTTGGTTATTGGCTACTATTGCATTGTGGTGGTTTGTTCCACAAGCAAAGCAACCAAAGGTGTGGGGAGTGCCACTAGTACCATGGTTGCCTTCAGCTTCAATTGCTATTAACATTTTCCTTTTGGGTTCAATTGATGGGCCATCATTTATGAGGTTTGGAGTATGGACTGGACTGCTTTTGATTTACTATTTCTTCTTTGGGCTTCATGCATCTTATGATACATCGAAGGAATTGACCGAGAAAAGGGTCCAGGCAGCCGCATCgttgaagatggaagaaggaGCTACAAAGGTAGTACCAGATGTGATGTAA